Proteins encoded together in one Geothermobacter hydrogeniphilus window:
- the rpsL gene encoding 30S ribosomal protein S12: MPTINQLIRKGRKKKINKSTAPALQCCPQRRGVCTRVYTTTPKKPNSALRKVARVRLTNGIVVTSYIPGVGHNLQEHSVVLIRGGRVKDLPGVRYHIVRGALDLAGVQDRRQGRSKYGAKRPK, from the coding sequence ATGCCGACGATCAATCAATTGATCCGTAAGGGACGTAAGAAGAAAATCAACAAATCGACCGCGCCTGCACTGCAGTGCTGTCCGCAGCGGCGCGGTGTCTGCACGCGCGTTTATACGACGACGCCGAAGAAGCCGAACTCGGCTTTGCGCAAGGTGGCGCGTGTGCGGCTGACCAACGGCATCGTGGTGACCTCCTATATTCCCGGGGTCGGCCATAATCTGCAGGAGCATTCCGTGGTGTTGATTCGCGGCGGCCGTGTCAAGGACTTGCCGGGTGTTCGTTATCACATCGTGCGTGGTGCTCTTGATCTGGCCGGTGTGCAGGATCGCCGCCAGGGACGTTCCAAGTACGGCGCCAAGCGCCCGAAATAA